A region from the Aegilops tauschii subsp. strangulata cultivar AL8/78 chromosome 5, Aet v6.0, whole genome shotgun sequence genome encodes:
- the LOC109757359 gene encoding wall-associated receptor kinase 3, producing the protein MRPVLLLVWLWSLAPTAMNIKVAPAVPDPPSAPSLAHCPKTCGDVSISYPFGVGPGCFRQGFDLICDTTTKPPKLFLGNTTTQVISLFPSGTVLASIMYTIPMVPGVGTYNLSWESPGRNLNIATYNYLAFLGCGIGVYLYHPDTGDLVGHCTVKCASMASMLLVTEGGGICNGMGCCTVTFPVPFRGFRVTIVKNNETVPQPFANITIKAFLSFRPYIFSIADLLSDKINASTVGASSAAYLSTVITDNPNCAKARSDDKTRYACGSSNCENVANGGYYCTCSGSSDDGNPYILDDCKQEYNHTPKMNCSRSCGSTNIPFPFGFEPGCYATRRFQLNCASNRTLIGRPPVKYEVTNISLDDGLLYVNKLSEFEDANMNYLSIYYGGSGYFGQQLVYGLDKSDLSEEFGVWRWSAANLTCENAKNDSAYACRSANSECIGVTHGKLYIGYRCKCSPGFEGNPYVQNGCTDIDECLIPNNCNGACYNLKGSFRCCPHATSFDPVGKQCTPDKRQNLILGVSTGIGSGFGVLALALGAIVLVRRLKRGAQRKIRRAFFRKNKGLLLEQLISSTSESVTHSTRIFSLEELEKATNDFDPTRVLGHGGHGTVYKGILSDQRVVAIKKSKMVEQSEIDQFVNEVSILSQIIHRNVVKLFGCCLESEVPLLVYEFISNGTLHDLLHGDPGAKCLLTWDDRIRVALEAAGALAYLHSSAAMPIFHRDVKSANILLDENFTTKVSDFGASRSISIDQTHVVTIVQGTFGYLDPEYYYTGQLTEKSDVYSFGVILVELLTRKKPIFLNSLGEQQNLCHYFLGRLKDEAVMDVIDSQVVEEANQSGIDEIASVAAMCLRTRGGQRPKMKEVELRLQLLRARRRPCRTREQELRRDGDTKPLLSTPVKPRSTSVAMAKNVELGVVADNPPSRTLTRCYSMEQEMAASSEFPR; encoded by the exons ATGAGGCCGGTGCTGTTGTTGGTGTGGTTGTGGAGCTTGGCACCCACTGCCATGAACATCAAGGTGGCACCTGCAGTCCCTGATCCTCCATCTGCCCCTAGCCTCGCGCACTGCCCCAAAACCTGTGGGGATGTGAGCATCTCCTACCCCTTCGGCGTCGGGCCAGGCTGCTTCCGGCAAGGCTTCGACCTCATCTGCGACACCACCACCAAGCCTCCCAAGCTCTTCCTAGGCAACACCACCACCCAGGTGATCAGCCTCTTCCCTTCAGGAACCGTCCTTGCCTCCATCATGTACACCATCCCCATGGTGCCGGGTGTTGGCACCTACAACCTGTCTTGGGAGTCTCCAGGGAGAAACCTCAACATCGCGACCTACAACTACCTGGCGTTCCTCGGCTGCGGCATCGGGGTCTACCTGTACCACCCTGACACGGGCGATCTCGTCGGCCACTGCACGGTTAAGTGCGCCTCCATGGCGAGCATGCTCCTCGTGACGGAAGGAGGAGGGATCTGCAACGGCATGGGCTGCTGCACCGTCACATTCCCCGTGCCGTTCCGAGGCTTTAGGGTGACCATCGTGAAGAACAATGAGACAGTACCGCAGCCTTTTGCTAATATCACCATCAAGGCTTTCTTGTCATTCCGCCCGTATATCTTTAGTATTGCGGACCTGTTGTCTGAtaagataaatgcgagcactgTTGGTGCCTCCTCTGCTGCGTACCTCTCGACTGTGATCACAGATAATCCCAATTGTGCTAAAGCTCGGTCGGATGATAAGACACGGTATGCCTGTGGCAGTAGCAATTGTGAGAATGTGGCAAATGGAGGCTACTATTGTACCTGCTCTGGCAGTTCTGATGATGGTAATCCCTACATTCTTGATGATTGCAAACAAG AGTATAATCATACCCCCAAAATGAACTGTTCTAGATCATGTGGTAGCACAAACATTCCTTTCCCTTTTGGGTTTGAACCAGGGTGTTATGCTACCAGGAGATTTCAACTGAATTGCGCATCCAATCGCACTCTTATTGGCAGACCACCTGTAAAATATGAAGTGACAAATATTTCATTAGATGATGGACTGCTATATGTTAATAAGCTTTCAGAGTTTGAAGATGCCAACATGAATTATCTATCAATATACTACGGTGGCTCTGGATATTTTGGTCAGCAACTAGTATATGGATTGGATAAGTCTGATTTATCTGAGGAATTTGGTGTCTGGAGGTGGTCTGCGGCCAATCTGACATGTGAAAATGCAAAAAACGACAGTGCATATGCATGCCGTAGCGCGAATAGTGAGTGTATTGGTGTCACACATGGAAAACTCTACATTGGTTACCGATGCAAGTGCTCTCCTGGCTTTGAAGGAAATCCTTATGTCCAAAATGGATGCACAG ATATTGACGAGTGCCTGATACCCAATAACTGTAATGGGGCATGCTATAACCTGAAAGGAAGCTTCCGTTGTTGCCCTCACGCTACATCTTTTGATCCTGTAGGAAAACAGTGCACTCCCGATAAGCGGCAAAATCTTATTTTGG GGGTTTCTACTGGGATTGGCAGTGGTTTTGGAGTGCTAGCTCTTGCACTGGGTGCGATTGTACTGGTGAGGAGATTGAAGAGAGGCGCTCAAAGGAAAATCCGAAGGGCATTCTTCAGAAAAAACAAAGGCCTGCTCCTGGAGCAGCTGATCTCGTCCACCAGTGAAAGCGTCACTCACAGCACAAGGATATTTTCCTTGGAAGAGCTAGAGAAAGCAACCAACGACTTTGACCCGACGCGTGTCCTCGGGCACGGAGGCCATGGCACCGTCTACAAGGGGATTCTATCCGACCAGCGGGTGGTGGCCATCAAGAAGTCCAAGATGGTGGAGCAGAGCGAGATCGACCAGTTCGTCAACGAGGTGTCCATCCTGTCCCAGATCATCCACCGCAACGTGGTGAAGCTCTTCGGGTGCTGCCTCGAATCCGAGGTGCCGCTTCTCGTGTACGAGTTCATCTCCAACGGCACGCTCCATGACCTCCTCCACGGCGACCCGGGCGCCAAATGCTTGCTGACGTGGGACGATCGTATCAGGGTTGCTCTGGAGGCTGCAGGGGCGCTTGCCTACCTCCACTCGTCCGCCGCGATGCCGATCTTCCACAGGGATGTGAAATCTGCCAACATACTCTTGGATGAAAATTTCACCACCAAGGTCTCAGACTTCGGCGCCTCCAGGTCCATCTCCATCGACCAGACTCACGTGGTCACCATCGTGCAGGGGACGTTCGGGTACCTAGACCCGGAGTACTACTACACTGGTCAGCTCACCGAGAAGAGCGACGTCTACAGTTTCGGTGTGATACTCGTCGAGCTCTTAACAAGGAAGAAGCCAATTTTTCTCAACAGTCTTGGTGAGCAACAGAACTTGTGTCATTACTTCCTTGGACGGCTGAAAGACGAAGCCGTCATGGATGTTATTGATTCTCAAGTTGTGGAGGAGGCCAACCAGAGCGGGATCGACGAGATCGCGTCGGTCGCCGCGATGTGCTTGAGGACTAGAGGCGGACAAAggcctaagatgaaagaagtggagCTAAGGCTGCAGCTGCTGCGAGCTAGGAGACGGCCTTGTAGAACACGCGAACAGGAGCTGCGAAGGGACGGCGACACCAAGCCATTGTTGTCAACTCCAGTGAAGCCCAGATCTACTTCTGTGGCCATGGCCAAGAACGTTGAGCTTGGCGTCGTCGCTGATAATCCGCCATCGCGGACTCTCACGAGGTGCTACTCCATGGAGCAAGAGATGGCAGCTTCATCAGAGTTTCCTCGTTAG